One Lentimicrobiaceae bacterium genomic window carries:
- a CDS encoding sigma-70 family RNA polymerase sigma factor produces the protein MVNDNLSKESFIRDLNLVEKAVKGDQKAYAELMMQYEDSLYNMMLKKVNDPVVAEDLTIEAFTKAFQNLAKFSPDFAFSTWLYKIAINNCIDYLRKKKNDPCARDKNNHIPQPEAIDLAIDPEENFIRDQRQRLLREVVDKLNPRYNQLIKLRYFEELSYEEIAARLELPLGTVKAGIFRAKELLYLILVKSKDI, from the coding sequence ATGGTAAACGATAATCTGTCGAAAGAATCATTTATTCGCGACCTGAACCTGGTTGAGAAGGCTGTAAAAGGCGATCAGAAAGCGTATGCTGAACTGATGATGCAGTATGAAGATTCACTTTATAATATGATGTTAAAAAAAGTGAATGATCCTGTTGTTGCTGAAGATTTAACGATTGAAGCATTTACCAAAGCTTTCCAGAATTTAGCGAAATTTTCCCCTGATTTTGCTTTCAGCACCTGGCTTTACAAAATTGCCATCAATAATTGTATTGATTATCTGCGAAAGAAAAAAAACGACCCTTGTGCCCGCGACAAAAACAACCATATTCCTCAACCTGAGGCGATTGACCTGGCTATTGACCCTGAAGAGAATTTTATCAGGGATCAGAGGCAGAGATTGTTGCGCGAGGTTGTTGATAAACTAAACCCTCGTTATAATCAGCTGATTAAGCTTCGCTACTTTGAAGAGCTCTCGTATGAAGAAATTGCCGCACGACTTGAGCTGCCGCTTGGTACTGTTAAAGCTGGCATTTTTCGGGCAAAGGAATTGCTGTATCTCATATTGGTAAAGTCAAAAGACATATAA
- a CDS encoding FIST C-terminal domain-containing protein: MKTEQSIYTDSPGWETKHSFTGDCKADLVFLFGSRELLKKDDLFSDVRQKYPHAQIVGCSTAGEILNEEVLDNSIVCSAISFSSSSVKVYCESIGSMDESYQIGQSLSSKIDKTGLKHVMLLSEGLNINGSELIKGIYTGLEGAPVTVTGGLAADQSGFEETVVVCNAAGKSNLVLAIGFYGDKLLVGTGSKGGWDSFGVDRLVTKSKANILYELDGQPALELYKKYLGAHAAALPASALLFPLSVKLGDTDISLVRTVLSVNEKDGSMIFAGDIPEGDYVRLMKAGFEKLIDGAAQAAELSEISLNSDAPDFAVLISCVGRKLVLKQRVEEEVEIAREIFGQNCLLSGFYSYGEIGPGTPESQRCELHNQTMTITLFKEL; encoded by the coding sequence ATGAAGACAGAGCAATCAATTTACACTGACAGCCCTGGTTGGGAAACAAAACATAGTTTCACAGGAGATTGTAAGGCTGATCTTGTATTTTTATTCGGCAGTCGCGAGTTGTTGAAAAAAGATGACCTTTTTAGTGATGTCAGGCAAAAATACCCCCATGCTCAGATTGTTGGTTGCTCCACAGCTGGTGAAATATTGAACGAGGAGGTGTTAGACAATAGCATTGTTTGTTCTGCCATTAGTTTCAGTTCTTCGTCTGTAAAGGTTTATTGTGAATCGATAGGTTCAATGGATGAAAGTTATCAGATTGGGCAATCGCTTTCATCAAAAATAGACAAAACAGGTCTTAAACATGTGATGTTGCTTTCAGAAGGGCTTAACATCAATGGAAGTGAATTGATTAAAGGCATTTATACAGGACTTGAAGGAGCACCGGTTACGGTTACAGGTGGTCTTGCTGCCGACCAGTCGGGGTTTGAAGAAACTGTAGTTGTGTGTAATGCCGCCGGGAAGTCAAATCTTGTATTGGCTATTGGTTTTTATGGAGATAAACTTCTGGTAGGTACAGGCTCAAAAGGAGGGTGGGACTCATTTGGCGTGGATAGGTTGGTTACCAAATCAAAGGCCAATATCTTATATGAGTTGGATGGTCAGCCTGCGCTTGAATTGTATAAAAAATATCTGGGTGCTCATGCTGCTGCTTTACCAGCCTCTGCTTTGTTATTTCCGTTGAGTGTTAAGTTGGGCGATACTGATATTTCTCTTGTACGTACCGTTTTATCGGTCAATGAAAAAGATGGAAGCATGATTTTTGCCGGCGATATTCCTGAAGGCGATTATGTAAGATTGATGAAAGCCGGGTTCGAAAAACTCATCGATGGTGCTGCTCAGGCTGCCGAGCTTTCTGAAATCAGTCTGAACAGTGATGCGCCTGATTTTGCTGTTCTCATCAGTTGTGTTGGCCGGAAACTGGTGCTAAAACAGCGGGTGGAAGAAGAAGTGGAAATTGCAAGGGAAATTTTTGGACAAAACTGCCTCTTATCCGGTTTTTACTCTTATGGAGAAATAGGACCCGGCACCCCCGAAAGCCAGCGGTGCGAGCTCCATAACCAAACAATGACCATTACACTTTTCAAAGAATTATAA
- a CDS encoding response regulator produces MGNNLNKILLRQIKRHFGSIENLPAEISGFIRDVSDTYESLEEDARLVQHSLDLSSQELRDAYLKKKKDAETQQNTINKIREAIAALNPPENQESEINTDTGSLVESLLSLIDEHKQMAASLRESEFYLREILDSQEVGVTIIDSETHQVSFVNKKAASLYGAPKEDIIGKVCHGFICPTPCDKCTYHDLSGSLISTEKVLLNAKGEEIPILKSVVHSTFNSRKCLVESFVDITALKKAEMELVKAKNDAEAANQAKSEFLANMSHEIRTPLNGVIGFSDLLMKTNLTETQLHYMQTVYYSANSLLDLLNDILDFSKIEAGKFELNPEKTDLIELSEQIIDILKYKVHEKGIELLFNLDPELPRYLFVDPVRLRQVLVNLLGNSLKFTDAGEVEFKVETLDFKADTGMAKLLFSVRDTGIGISPEKQKKIFESFSQADSTTTRQYGGTGLGLTISARIVEMMGAELMLESKPGAGSTFYFTIEAEAEHDSSVISSGLREINKVLVVDDNKVNLEIMKHMLESQAIHVDIALGGDTALALMGADKEYDLIIMDYNMPGMNGIEVIRNIQHKFRTRAWMQPVIFLFSSSDNESVIKESKILGVKVTMVKPVKFTQLMEALSKVFGKQGAGSTGAAFESQATDTFQFFGNYKVMVAEDNKTNMILAKAILARILPEAEIILANNGREAVELYTSTSPDLVFMDIQMPELNGYHATREIRHFERGTGKRVPIIALTAGTVKGEEIRCMDAGMDDYITKPVVEETIRRILFTHLLNGSAVREEDAHSPALTEENLYHFNQSELMERLIGDEDLFRELLITAKVTYTDLIMQLSDAFSRGDCRDVKSIAHSIKGSARSMCFQKLADIAEQLEFVPDTEKNRAELLIGQLNEEYELLKTDFIA; encoded by the coding sequence ATGGGAAATAACCTGAACAAAATCCTTCTCAGGCAGATAAAACGACATTTTGGTTCAATTGAAAATCTGCCAGCTGAAATAAGTGGATTTATTCGCGATGTGAGTGATACTTATGAAAGTCTTGAAGAGGATGCCCGGCTGGTGCAGCATTCGCTTGATTTGAGTTCTCAGGAGCTGAGAGACGCTTATCTGAAGAAGAAAAAGGATGCTGAAACTCAGCAAAATACCATCAATAAAATACGTGAAGCCATTGCCGCTTTAAATCCCCCCGAAAATCAGGAATCTGAGATCAATACTGATACCGGCTCGCTTGTCGAATCTTTATTAAGCCTTATTGATGAGCACAAACAAATGGCGGCATCTTTAAGAGAAAGTGAATTTTATCTGCGCGAAATTCTTGATTCTCAAGAAGTAGGAGTTACTATTATTGATTCAGAAACACACCAGGTGTCTTTTGTAAATAAAAAAGCTGCCAGTCTTTACGGCGCTCCTAAAGAAGATATTATTGGAAAGGTTTGTCACGGCTTTATTTGTCCTACACCCTGCGATAAATGCACCTACCATGATCTATCAGGCTCATTGATTTCTACCGAAAAAGTGTTGCTCAACGCAAAAGGTGAGGAAATTCCTATCCTTAAATCCGTGGTGCACTCAACTTTTAATAGTCGCAAATGCCTGGTTGAGTCTTTTGTAGATATTACCGCTTTGAAAAAAGCTGAGATGGAGCTGGTTAAAGCCAAGAATGACGCTGAGGCTGCCAATCAGGCAAAATCTGAATTTCTGGCCAATATGAGTCACGAAATCAGAACTCCGTTGAACGGCGTTATCGGTTTCTCGGATTTGCTGATGAAAACCAACCTAACAGAAACACAGTTGCACTATATGCAAACCGTGTATTATTCAGCCAACTCATTGCTCGACCTGTTGAATGATATTCTTGACTTTTCAAAAATCGAAGCCGGAAAATTTGAACTCAACCCCGAAAAAACGGATTTGATTGAGCTGTCGGAGCAAATTATTGATATTCTGAAATATAAGGTTCACGAAAAAGGAATAGAGCTTTTGTTTAACCTCGACCCTGAGCTTCCCCGATATCTGTTTGTTGATCCTGTGAGGCTCAGACAGGTGCTGGTTAATTTGCTTGGCAACAGCCTGAAATTTACCGATGCCGGCGAGGTTGAATTCAAGGTAGAAACGCTTGATTTTAAAGCTGATACAGGAATGGCTAAACTCCTGTTTTCAGTAAGAGATACCGGGATTGGAATTAGCCCTGAAAAACAGAAAAAAATATTTGAATCTTTTTCCCAGGCTGACTCTACCACCACCCGGCAATATGGAGGTACCGGACTCGGCCTCACTATCTCAGCGCGAATTGTTGAAATGATGGGTGCTGAACTTATGCTTGAAAGTAAGCCCGGAGCTGGCAGTACATTTTATTTTACCATTGAAGCTGAAGCTGAACATGATAGTTCTGTGATAAGCTCAGGCCTCAGGGAGATTAATAAGGTGCTGGTGGTTGATGACAACAAGGTGAATCTGGAAATCATGAAGCATATGCTCGAGAGCCAGGCCATTCATGTTGATATTGCGCTGGGTGGCGATACGGCATTGGCTCTCATGGGCGCTGACAAGGAATATGATCTGATTATCATGGATTACAATATGCCGGGAATGAATGGTATTGAAGTCATCAGAAACATTCAGCACAAATTCAGAACCCGGGCATGGATGCAGCCGGTCATCTTTTTGTTTAGCTCTTCCGATAATGAGTCTGTGATTAAAGAAAGTAAAATCCTGGGAGTGAAAGTTACTATGGTAAAACCGGTAAAGTTTACTCAACTGATGGAAGCCCTTTCAAAGGTTTTTGGAAAGCAGGGAGCTGGAAGCACTGGTGCAGCCTTTGAATCTCAGGCAACAGACACCTTCCAGTTCTTCGGAAATTACAAAGTGATGGTTGCCGAAGATAACAAAACAAACATGATTCTGGCTAAGGCCATTCTTGCCCGTATTTTACCTGAAGCTGAAATTATTTTGGCCAATAACGGCAGAGAAGCGGTTGAACTTTATACAAGCACTTCGCCTGATCTGGTGTTTATGGATATTCAAATGCCTGAACTCAACGGATATCATGCCACCAGAGAAATTCGGCATTTCGAAAGAGGAACAGGAAAACGGGTGCCTATCATTGCACTTACTGCGGGTACGGTTAAGGGAGAAGAAATCAGGTGTATGGATGCCGGCATGGATGATTATATTACCAAACCGGTTGTGGAAGAAACTATCAGGCGTATTTTGTTTACCCATTTGCTTAACGGTTCTGCTGTCAGAGAAGAGGATGCCCATTCTCCTGCTTTAACTGAAGAAAATCTGTATCATTTCAATCAGTCAGAACTTATGGAACGCTTAATAGGCGATGAGGATTTATTCCGGGAGCTGCTGATTACGGCCAAAGTTACTTATACTGATTTGATAATGCAGTTAAGTGATGCCTTTAGCAGGGGCGATTGCCGCGATGTGAAATCCATAGCCCACTCTATCAAAGGTTCAGCCAGAAGTATGTGCTTTCAAAAACTGGCCGATATTGCCGAACAGCTTGAATTTGTTCCCGATACCGAAAAAAACAGGGCCGAACTGCTGATTGGTCAGCTAAACGAAGAATATGAATTGTTGAAAACCGATTTTATTGCCTGA
- a CDS encoding patatin-like phospholipase family protein, with translation MDKKTVSLVLSSGGARGLTHIGAIEALLENGFVIGSVAGTSMGALVGGVYASGNLPAFKEFITSLNKVDVLRLMDLSINKKGIIKGEKVFTEMKKFVADINIEDLPIPYTAIATDLTFHREVIFNHGCLLDAIRASVAVPTVLLPFNHEQSILVDGGIVNPLPLNRVNRRAGDLLVAINVNAPRTTALLADKSKEKKSYKKLLNLVNRNWNNLLHEKPKRTIDAGFFDILSGSIEMMQHKLTEYALHEMKPDMMVNIPVNSADMFEFYKADELIKAGYEKMTEELKNFENHKPMASHMVEEWHI, from the coding sequence ATGGACAAAAAGACCGTTTCGCTGGTACTCTCAAGCGGAGGAGCAAGAGGACTTACCCATATTGGAGCCATAGAAGCATTGCTTGAAAACGGATTTGTGATAGGGTCAGTTGCCGGCACTTCTATGGGAGCATTGGTGGGCGGTGTTTATGCCAGTGGCAACCTGCCGGCATTCAAAGAGTTTATCACCAGTCTCAACAAAGTTGATGTACTTCGCCTGATGGATCTTTCAATCAATAAAAAAGGAATCATCAAGGGTGAAAAAGTCTTTACTGAAATGAAGAAGTTTGTGGCAGATATCAATATTGAAGATCTTCCGATTCCTTATACAGCCATCGCCACCGACCTTACTTTTCATCGCGAAGTCATTTTTAATCATGGTTGCCTGCTCGATGCCATACGCGCATCTGTGGCTGTACCAACAGTACTGTTACCATTCAATCATGAGCAATCCATATTGGTTGACGGAGGAATTGTAAATCCATTGCCGCTTAACCGGGTAAACCGCCGGGCCGGCGACCTGCTGGTAGCCATAAATGTAAATGCGCCACGTACCACAGCACTGCTGGCTGATAAATCGAAAGAAAAAAAATCGTACAAAAAGCTGTTGAATCTGGTTAACAGGAACTGGAACAACCTGTTGCATGAAAAGCCCAAACGCACCATTGATGCAGGTTTTTTTGACATTCTCAGTGGTTCAATTGAGATGATGCAGCATAAATTAACCGAATATGCCCTGCATGAGATGAAACCCGACATGATGGTAAATATACCTGTAAACAGTGCGGATATGTTTGAGTTTTACAAGGCAGACGAGTTGATTAAAGCTGGCTATGAAAAGATGACAGAAGAGTTGAAAAACTTTGAAAATCACAAACCAATGGCTTCACACATGGTGGAAGAGTGGCACATTTAA
- a CDS encoding 4'-phosphopantetheinyl transferase superfamily protein: protein MTEIFAVSLLSTEEFAHLQPELMKWVPSLTRERIALFARSNDAQRSLLGEIMARQLLSKATGQPLPDLPFATGIKGKPAPDGFQGIHFNISHSGNWVVVSLSKAVVGVDVEKMRKVPEGVARRFFSDAENQRIEQASDEKEKAEIFFTYWTLKESFLKAIGTGLTKKLSSFTINETSIGSFTLAGDPEAEGFYLHNFSFAEGYKLSACSSDPEFCQEVKILPAKALITP from the coding sequence ATGACCGAAATATTTGCCGTTTCATTGCTTAGCACAGAAGAGTTTGCGCACCTGCAGCCTGAGCTGATGAAATGGGTACCTTCACTAACCCGGGAAAGAATTGCACTTTTTGCCAGAAGCAATGACGCACAGCGCAGCCTGCTAGGCGAAATTATGGCAAGGCAGCTCCTGTCGAAAGCAACCGGCCAACCCTTGCCCGACCTGCCATTTGCAACCGGAATAAAAGGGAAACCTGCCCCCGATGGGTTTCAGGGCATACACTTTAACATCTCACACTCGGGAAACTGGGTGGTAGTATCACTCTCAAAGGCTGTTGTAGGCGTTGATGTTGAAAAAATGCGCAAAGTACCGGAAGGAGTAGCCCGACGTTTTTTTTCAGACGCAGAAAACCAACGCATCGAACAGGCATCTGATGAAAAGGAAAAAGCTGAAATCTTCTTTACATACTGGACCCTGAAGGAGAGTTTTTTAAAAGCAATAGGCACAGGACTAACAAAAAAGCTCAGCTCATTTACCATAAATGAAACCAGCATCGGCAGTTTTACGCTGGCCGGCGACCCTGAAGCTGAAGGTTTTTATTTGCACAACTTCTCATTTGCTGAAGGATATAAACTATCGGCCTGTTCATCAGACCCTGAATTTTGCCAGGAAGTAAAAATACTGCCGGCAAAGGCATTGATAACCCCCTAA
- a CDS encoding membrane dipeptidase, producing MQVTSAGKPNEDKLRARASRIHARAFTIDSHNDTPMWFTDSTYQFGINHRNMKPSNRVDIPRMEEGGLDGAFFAVFVGQGERTPEGNRKALEQALNTFKAIEKSVDANSTKAALAYRVADAAAIEKQGKRAVYTGLENGYPIGNNLKNVERFYKLGARYITLCHTRNNDICDSSTDTIEHNGVTPFGQQVIAEMNRLGIMVDVSHISDKSFYDVLEMSKVPVIASHSCARAICDNPRNMNDDMLRALAQHGGVIQMCILSSYVKTPLPNPQRDSAQKAVRARYNGFKNLSEEEMTRARHDWYEIDELFPQELANVKDVVDHIDHIVKIAGINHVGIGTDFDGGGAVKGCEDVSEMGNITLELLRRGYTGRQIEKIWGQNLLRVMRKAEKYAQSKA from the coding sequence ATGCAGGTAACTTCAGCAGGCAAGCCTAATGAAGACAAACTGAGAGCCAGGGCTTCACGTATTCATGCCAGGGCATTTACCATTGATTCACACAATGACACGCCCATGTGGTTTACCGACTCAACCTATCAGTTTGGTATCAACCACCGCAACATGAAACCTTCAAACAGAGTAGACATCCCGCGTATGGAAGAAGGCGGGCTTGACGGCGCCTTTTTTGCCGTATTTGTAGGCCAGGGTGAACGCACGCCTGAGGGCAACCGAAAAGCGCTGGAACAAGCACTCAACACGTTTAAAGCCATTGAAAAAAGCGTTGACGCCAACAGTACTAAAGCGGCACTGGCCTATCGGGTTGCAGACGCAGCCGCTATTGAAAAACAAGGCAAACGTGCCGTTTATACCGGACTTGAGAACGGCTATCCGATAGGGAATAATCTGAAAAATGTAGAGCGGTTTTACAAGTTGGGCGCCCGTTACATCACCTTATGCCACACACGAAACAACGACATATGCGATTCATCTACCGATACAATTGAACACAATGGTGTCACCCCGTTTGGTCAGCAGGTGATTGCCGAAATGAACAGGTTGGGCATCATGGTTGATGTATCGCACATTTCTGACAAATCGTTTTACGATGTGCTTGAGATGAGCAAAGTTCCGGTAATTGCTTCTCATTCATGTGCCAGGGCTATATGTGATAATCCGCGAAACATGAACGACGATATGCTGCGCGCATTGGCTCAGCATGGCGGAGTGATTCAGATGTGTATTCTGAGCAGCTACGTTAAAACCCCATTGCCCAATCCGCAGCGCGACTCAGCCCAAAAGGCCGTAAGAGCACGCTACAATGGTTTCAAAAATCTTTCAGAAGAAGAAATGACCCGTGCACGACACGACTGGTATGAGATTGACGAGCTGTTTCCACAAGAGTTGGCTAACGTAAAAGATGTAGTTGATCATATTGACCATATCGTTAAAATAGCTGGCATCAACCATGTGGGAATCGGCACTGATTTTGATGGCGGAGGCGCCGTAAAAGGTTGTGAGGACGTTTCGGAAATGGGCAACATTACCCTTGAATTGCTCAGGCGGGGCTACACAGGCAGGCAAATTGAAAAAATTTGGGGACAAAACCTGCTTCGTGTGATGCGAAAAGCCGAAAAATACGCACAAAGCAAAGCCTGA
- a CDS encoding methyltransferase domain-containing protein: protein MKEHWNERYAASEYIYGTSPNAWYAQKLGSMEAGKILFPAEGEGRNAVYAATKGWETHAFDQSEEGRNKAMKLAAEKGVSIQYQLCDLTEYEAGAGEFDAIVLIFVHMPVEIRQQVHERLLRFLKPGGHLILEAFTQQQLQKTSGGPRTELLLYDTEIILNDFKSLDFIEFTETTTILDEGPLHKGEAHVVRLFATKPMIDFIP, encoded by the coding sequence GAAAGATATGCTGCTTCGGAATACATATACGGCACAAGTCCCAACGCCTGGTATGCCCAAAAGCTGGGCAGTATGGAAGCTGGCAAAATTCTGTTTCCGGCCGAAGGAGAAGGGCGCAATGCCGTGTATGCAGCCACAAAAGGCTGGGAAACCCATGCTTTTGATCAGAGCGAAGAAGGCAGGAATAAAGCAATGAAACTGGCAGCCGAAAAGGGCGTCTCCATTCAGTATCAGCTTTGCGATCTTACTGAATATGAGGCCGGGGCCGGCGAGTTTGATGCCATTGTCCTGATATTTGTACATATGCCCGTTGAAATCAGGCAGCAGGTACACGAGCGCCTGCTTCGTTTTCTTAAACCCGGTGGCCATCTGATACTGGAAGCATTCACCCAACAACAGCTGCAGAAAACCAGCGGAGGACCGCGCACCGAATTATTGCTTTACGATACTGAAATCATCCTCAACGATTTTAAAAGCCTCGATTTTATTGAATTTACAGAAACCACCACTATCCTCGATGAAGGTCCTTTGCATAAAGGTGAAGCGCATGTAGTCAGACTGTTTGCCACCAAACCAATGATTGATTTTATACCTTAG